A window of the Salvelinus sp. IW2-2015 linkage group LG37, ASM291031v2, whole genome shotgun sequence genome harbors these coding sequences:
- the LOC111960450 gene encoding bone morphogenetic protein 4 isoform X2 has product MLFLLLLNCAWGLLLTDDLEGAIEENKELGKAILEMLHINKLSAPHVAKPHPYMRQVYQLLDTQEARDLGSSDGTLVQSFRSVLGPPHAPAGWIWFNVSHLKPSMAVAELVLLRKTLHPDPLSVTVALHSLTRGASGLSVSPPLEERILTLDQLPPSGYDVFDVSPFMFSSMPLDVVGFQLRYTDESGSLVLHEALTQSLYCLGGGSLSEPLLVVYRARPLRPQTTAATNGFRPERRQRQHCSTRSHERRSLFLAKRNGYKRRRFDASSDPQCRLYHRYVDFNKGDLANWILQPSGFNATFCRGTCHIGNSEVSIEGFRARKMSPEERSVNSSNCVPLELSSLTVMYRSETDDVIIQKFRDARAESCTCQRQAKH; this is encoded by the exons ATGTTGTTCCTTCTCCTGTTGAATTGTGCCTGGGGCTTATTGCTCACAGATGACCTGGAAGGTGCCATCGAGGAGAATAAGGAGCTGGGCAAAGCCATTCTGGAGATGCTGCACATCAATAAGCTGTCTGCACCCCATGTGGCCAAACCACACCCCTACATGAGACAGGTCTATCAGCTTCTGGACACACAAGAGGCCCGAGACTTGGGAAGCTCTGATGGAACACTGGTGCAGAGTTTCCGGAGTGTTCTGG GCCCACCGCATGCCCCTGCAGGATGGATCTGGTTCAACGTCTCCCACCTGAAGCCTTCTATGGCCGTGGCTGAGCTCGTCCTGCTCCGCAAGACCCTCCACCCCGACCCCCTCAGTGTCACGGTGGCCCTGCACAGCCTGACCCGGGGGGCGAGTGGCCTAAGCGTGAGCCCTCCCCTCGAGGAGAGGATCCTGACCCTGGATCAGCTACCCCCGTCTGGCTATGATGTGTTCGACGTGTCCCCCTTCATGTTCTCCTCCATGCCTCTGGACGTGGTGGGCTTCCAGCTGCGCTACACGGACGAGAGTGGGAGCCTGGTGCTTCATGAGGCCCTGACCCAGAGCCTCTACTGCCTGGGGGGCGGCTCCCTCAGCGAGCCCCTGCTGGTGGTGTACCGGGCTAGGCCGCTTCGCCCCCAGACGACGGCTGCCACCAATGGGTTCCGGCCTGAGCGGAGACAGCGCCAGCACTGCAGCACGAGGAGCCATGAGAGGAGGAGCCTCTTCCTGGCCAAACGAAATGGCTACAAGCGCCGCCGCTTTGATGCTAGCTCTGACCCACAGTGTCGGCTCTATCACCGCTATGTTGACTTCAACAAGGGCGATCTGGCAAACTGGATCCTACAGCCGTCAGGGTTCAATGCTACCTTCTGCAG AGGTACCTGCCACATTGGGAATTCAGAAGTGTCCATAGAAGGATTTAGAGCAAGGAAAATGTCACCTGAGGAGAGATCAGTAAATAG CTCCAACTGTGTTCCACTGGAGCTGTCATCTCTCACCGTGATGTATAGGAGTGAAACGGATGACGTCATAATCCAGAAATTTAGAGATGCTAGGGCAGAGAGCTGCACATGCCAGCGACAGGCTAAGCATTGA
- the LOC111960450 gene encoding bone morphogenetic protein 4 isoform X1, translating to MSKRLQFFLTTVIMYDLRPDDLEGAIEENKELGKAILEMLHINKLSAPHVAKPHPYMRQVYQLLDTQEARDLGSSDGTLVQSFRSVLGPPHAPAGWIWFNVSHLKPSMAVAELVLLRKTLHPDPLSVTVALHSLTRGASGLSVSPPLEERILTLDQLPPSGYDVFDVSPFMFSSMPLDVVGFQLRYTDESGSLVLHEALTQSLYCLGGGSLSEPLLVVYRARPLRPQTTAATNGFRPERRQRQHCSTRSHERRSLFLAKRNGYKRRRFDASSDPQCRLYHRYVDFNKGDLANWILQPSGFNATFCRGTCHIGNSEVSIEGFRARKMSPEERSVNSSNCVPLELSSLTVMYRSETDDVIIQKFRDARAESCTCQRQAKH from the exons ATGACCTGGAAGGTGCCATCGAGGAGAATAAGGAGCTGGGCAAAGCCATTCTGGAGATGCTGCACATCAATAAGCTGTCTGCACCCCATGTGGCCAAACCACACCCCTACATGAGACAGGTCTATCAGCTTCTGGACACACAAGAGGCCCGAGACTTGGGAAGCTCTGATGGAACACTGGTGCAGAGTTTCCGGAGTGTTCTGG GCCCACCGCATGCCCCTGCAGGATGGATCTGGTTCAACGTCTCCCACCTGAAGCCTTCTATGGCCGTGGCTGAGCTCGTCCTGCTCCGCAAGACCCTCCACCCCGACCCCCTCAGTGTCACGGTGGCCCTGCACAGCCTGACCCGGGGGGCGAGTGGCCTAAGCGTGAGCCCTCCCCTCGAGGAGAGGATCCTGACCCTGGATCAGCTACCCCCGTCTGGCTATGATGTGTTCGACGTGTCCCCCTTCATGTTCTCCTCCATGCCTCTGGACGTGGTGGGCTTCCAGCTGCGCTACACGGACGAGAGTGGGAGCCTGGTGCTTCATGAGGCCCTGACCCAGAGCCTCTACTGCCTGGGGGGCGGCTCCCTCAGCGAGCCCCTGCTGGTGGTGTACCGGGCTAGGCCGCTTCGCCCCCAGACGACGGCTGCCACCAATGGGTTCCGGCCTGAGCGGAGACAGCGCCAGCACTGCAGCACGAGGAGCCATGAGAGGAGGAGCCTCTTCCTGGCCAAACGAAATGGCTACAAGCGCCGCCGCTTTGATGCTAGCTCTGACCCACAGTGTCGGCTCTATCACCGCTATGTTGACTTCAACAAGGGCGATCTGGCAAACTGGATCCTACAGCCGTCAGGGTTCAATGCTACCTTCTGCAG AGGTACCTGCCACATTGGGAATTCAGAAGTGTCCATAGAAGGATTTAGAGCAAGGAAAATGTCACCTGAGGAGAGATCAGTAAATAG CTCCAACTGTGTTCCACTGGAGCTGTCATCTCTCACCGTGATGTATAGGAGTGAAACGGATGACGTCATAATCCAGAAATTTAGAGATGCTAGGGCAGAGAGCTGCACATGCCAGCGACAGGCTAAGCATTGA